The following DNA comes from Anopheles arabiensis isolate DONGOLA chromosome 3, AaraD3, whole genome shotgun sequence.
ATTTACAGGGTGGTTAGTAAAGAATTCAAATGTTCTTTcgtttatttcaaaattttcaCAAAAGTTTTACGTTGTTTCTGCTCTCAAGAGGCTTCGGAATGATGTTTCTTTACATGTGCATTAAGCAGAGATTTGTACTGATAGGATTTATCACATAACGAGCACGGAAACACGACCCCGACATGGGTCAGCTCGTGTGTCCTTCTGGCACTTAAACTTTTGAATTGCTTCGGGCACATCGCGCAACTGTACGGCCGATTGGTGGAATGTACACTTTCGTGTAGCTTCAACGCTTGCCTGTGAAATGGAACAGAAGTTTCGTTTAGTTGGTAAATATATTGCACTAGAAAAACGGTGCAGCAGCAAGACTTACTTATCCTTGAACGGTTTACCACAGATCGCGCATGGAAAGTTCCGTTCGCTAGTGTGTGTGGAGGATAGGTGCTTTTTATAGCCGCTAGGTTGCCTAAACGTTTTCGAGCATATTTCACACTTGTACGGTTCACCCATGCCGTGGCGTGATCGCTAGCGAATTGGAAAGGCAAGAATATGTTCAAACGTGTTGATAGAGGTAATAGTTCAGACAGCGTATGCTTCTTACCATGTGCGCATTGTACGAGTTGATGTGAGCAAAACCCCTCCCGCACGGTTCGCAGgattttacaattttcttcAAGTGTACCGCTTGTATATGGCGTGCGAGATTCGACTGATTTCTCATTTTTGTGGGACAATGCGGACAAGCGTACAGTGTTGGCTCGTTCGTATGAATACGAACGTGGTGCGACAGATTGCGCACCAGTTTGCCACAAGTGACGCATAGCTGTTTTTTGAATTTGGTCGAGCCAGTTCCTTCGTTTTGAATTTTGCTTGACACAACTGCTGTGGCTGTTGTGCATGTTGTAGGGCTTGCAGACAgtctttcatttttgtttctcttttcgtTAGCCTCGTCGCTAATAACAGCTTCGTCGAATTGTTCCTCGCGTCCTTCCGAATCATTTAAAAACACTTCGGTTAGATCTTGGCTCAAACCATTGCGCTCCTTAGATGCTTCCTTTAAGTACATAATTTCAATCTCAATCAAGCCGGTATCCTTTTGCTTCGACCGTGCTTCGGTTTCATCATTACTGTTGCTCGAGGGAATAGTGCACTGCGAAAACAAATCTCTAAACAATACATCGTTACTAACGCAGATGTTGCGGAATTGGACCGATTGATTCAGGATATCTTTGCAGTTTCCACACACTACATACGGTACTGTTTCCGCCGTTTCAAGCTGCAAAACGAACAAGATATGTTTTGTTAATCACTAGAACAAAAGAAACCGGATCAAACTTACCTCTATCCCAGTAAACAGTCCAATGAGCTCGGCGGTAAGTGAAGAGGAAAGAATCTCGCTGATGGTAACGAATTGTTCGTGTTCTTTACTCAAACAAAACCGACAAACGGTCGAGAATTTGCGTAAATCATTCATACTAAGTTCATAATTCACTGGCAGAGGCGTTAGCAAAAGTAGGGTAAACAATCACAACGTCAATGAGCTGCCGAAGTAGTTAGACGAGCCCCGTTGTTTACATTCCGATCGACGACGAGAGTCGATAAAAGTCGATGAAATGAACAGTGCGCTAACGATTTACGCGGTACATATGTTCCGAAAATGTAGGCAATTTAGAATAAAGTTTGGTGGTTTGGCCtctaaataaaatattttataagcTACATGTGACTTAAAGTAGATTTATGTAAcacttaaaaaaattaattcgaTTAATCAAGAATTCAATTAGTACAACTTATGGCCAATTTCATAAAATTCGCGTTCGCTCGGATTTTACGACCTTAAAGGTAAAATGTTAGATTGTTGAGGATGTAGTTCCAAGACATTTTCATTGACATATTTACGTTACGTTAAAGTTAAAATCCTTCTAGTAGAATATTTAAAGAACAACAACAGTTTCAatgaaatttagaaaaaaaacctaattaacaaacattatttaaaaacagatgttttcaatttattgaaCAGTTATCcatcatacgtaggactgattcTCCTGCTATGGacaaatcaataagtcactgaaagccaagtccaATAAtgatacaggcaggccttgaccgacatctaTTGTTGTGCcagagaagagaagagagtCATCATGTAGAGTgtattcacaaaaaaaaaactggtgaTTAACCTGGTATTACGACACTTGATGAGTCATACTAAGCGGCCAGCACTGCAGTAATCGCTATTCATTACTTTTGAGCGTTACCAATCTATCCTAATCAAGGACActctattttatgtttttgtatcTCTAGCAGGTCTTAATCAGGGGTTCGGAAAGCAATGTAAAGCGTGATACGaatcattgaaataaaaagtaaaatagaTTTATTTTGAGTATTGATGTCAACAACAGATCGGTcgcttatttaaaaaaaaaaagatggaatGTCATGAGTAATAATACATTTCAAGAACCTAGCACATAAATGGATGAATATCACGATCACTATTGATTATACCATTTGTGAAATTTGAGATAAGTACAACTTCCAAAATACAAGCGAAAATATCACGGTGCCACTGGAAAGGCTCACCCAACGATGGCTGACGTTGAGTCGGTTGGCTGCGTTGCAGAGATCGCCTTGGCAAAAGCACATGTACACCTTTTTGTAGTTATAGACGGTGTACGCACAACGATCCTCAGAGTCCGAAGGGCCACGCTGGACGCACATTCGCTGGGTAGCCATATCATAATCTGTTAGAAAGAGTAAAGCAAGATAGGTGTTATCGGATCGGATCAGATCAGGtttcttaattatttattgatgttataattattTCCGTTCAAACATACCATCTTCGCGGAAGGAGCCCATCCCTTCGATTACTTTGCCGCACCAGCCAGACGCACACGGCACCGCCGATACGCCACGTTCGTTTTCGCTCTGTGTAGCATTGAACAGGAACGGATCTTTACAGCTGCCAAGCTCGCTCCGGGATCGACATTGGTAACATCGTTTCAGCAGGGCTAGGGAAAGTAGTAAAGCAAAAATTACAATATTACTTTATGCTTTCAAGATGTGTACGAttcttgaattttttttttgttggctctAAAATCTACATCGCAGGGATCTTCAGCAGATTCAGATTAATGCTTCAGCAGATTCAGATTAATGCTTCAGCAAACGTTTCTCACTATACGCGACATTCTGAAAGTGATCACAAGCCACAGTGACCTTCAGACATTGTTCAAGGAAGTGGGCTTGCCGTAATTGTTACATTCACCATCGGATATTGGCGATAGGTGTCACAAACACGTTCTCGTCACTATgaaatcaatgttttttttttttataggcACGACGTAATAATTTCTAGGATAAGCATCATTTGGATACCTTTtatatgatttattttttttttcaaaattttcttcaattttaaaaggtataaaaaagtatttgaaatatacataaaaataacattagTTATCATAGAGCTTGTTAcgtttttgattaaaattgtttaaaatatagCCTTTCTCATAAAGTAAAGTTTTTCGTATAACGAGTGGAACACTCAAATTGAACTCGTAGAAAGAGGATCCACTGTTATTGGCTGAATGACATCCTGGTCCAGCGAAACACACAGGCTTTCTCACTCTGCCAGATAGGATTGTTTATGTgccagagcgagaaagcatatcTATTTTGTTTGATGGAATAGAAACTTAGCTGATTGGAAGATTCGCAGACCCGGAAAGGATCCTTCTTAATTCGTTGAATTAACTCACCGTTTGTAATCGCAATCTCCGTTGATAGCAAAAGTAATGTAATCGATGCAAACCAAGCGTGAAACGATCCATTCCGATGAAACATCACTCAATACGTGTCACCGTCCTAATTGATTGAACTATGTTTTGCGTATTGATGACACGTTTGCAATGTTGGAAATCAGATGGCTAAAGTGAGCGCGGGAGTTTGATAAGCTTCCGGAGCTTTGTAAGCAAGCGCGAAacgttttattattgtttattcactgcactaAGACACTTTGACCTCTCTGAGCATGCGCAAGCCTTCCGGAGTGGTCTGGtgaaatttattgcaaaatcaatgtaaacattaaaatgtcaaacagctgcagcagcagttaGACGAGGTGCATTGCTCGCGTCCCAAATCGACATCGAAAATCGATGTACGCGATGGCTGAAGTAGTGAATAGAGCTAACgtaaaaacttaatgaaatTTAGTTTGTTATAGGTAAACCGATGTACCGTATTAAACGGGATAGTTCCACATATTATGTGcctttttttaaagtattGCTTGAGTTGAAAGATTTTTTCTTGGAGTCAATAGTATTTGAACGAAATTTAAGTTGCGTCTTCAGGAcgaatcgcatgcgaaaaagcaaTGACACTGGCCTAAGTGTTGTTATGTGAAGTTATAGTCATCAAACAAAACTGAGtacaataaataattattaaaaatataaataaaaaaataaatataaataaaaatcaaatacagtcattatccgatatacgctatcgtacgggaccgagcaCAATAGCGTAACTCGAGATATCGCGTATAGCAAATTCCtttggaaaaatagtttacactaccGGTTCGGTAGTGAAATATATCGCCACAGAGTTTTACAGATTTTATTCAAAACGCATtaagaacattaaaaaaattcaaaaagagcataaaacatttcaaagaattaaaatatttgcaaaaaacacatgaagctgtcaaatttagaggaaTCGCGTATAAcgagtatcgcgtactgcggataattgctgCACTCTTTTGTAATGTCCTTAAAAtagtttcatgattttttcaaattgaCTGTGTTAGGTTATAGAGAAATATACAATTTGAGTTAAGTTTGATTGTGATATTAAAACATcagaaattcaattcaaatacTTTTAGTTTAGTGCACATCGCAGTTTGTTGGcctaacacaaaacaaaaaatttataattattttacgAGTAAAAGTGAACGTATTCACAAACGTGTTCCAGAAGGAAAATCcatgttttaaataaagcCACCTGGACGTtgcacattttttaaattttgtcgATGAAAACTGACATCGCTCCCATCGAACTATCCTACCCCCGTACCATACGCCACCGGGCGAAATGTCAGCGCGCTGTCAATTGacggcgttttttttctaccccATTGTTGCAGTGCAGCTAAAACTATCGCGTTTCGACGACCCGCAAGCAGTTGGGAGGGAATTTGCGTGGTGTTTTTTGCAAGGTTTCTGGATAGATTCTTCATCAATCCATCCGTCTGCGTTGCGTATCGTGCGGCTCGACAAAAAGGAATCAGTAAAGGCACGGAATCAGAGCCTGTATCGTAACGCCCCGTTTGGAAGAGAGGAACGATGTACACCGCGCAAAGCTGAAGTGGgaaagtggaaaacaaaaaagcaataaaaaagaacctGGCACCATTAAGCGTTGGGCTAAGAATGGCGATTGATGGTCGGCACTAGGAAGCAATGTACTGTAATCATTTATTAGGAACATGTAAGTAAAAGTGGTTCCGCTGTTTCCATGTTCCGTGTGTTCATATATTTTGGCAttatttgatgtttgttggtttttgccTTTGCTTGTAGCattcgaaacgaaacaaatctaTGACCCTCGATGTATCCAGCCCGATCCGACTGAGTGTGACATTGAACGTGGAAAAGCCAAAAAGGTCACAATTGCAGGCGGTTACCATTGAATTTCCTCCGGGGGACAGGGCCACCAAATTAATTGCACAACGAACcggtttgtaaaaaaaaaacgacgaacCGAACGAAATTATCCTGCCCGTAAGCATTTCCGGAGAACGGTCCGGCACGGTGGTTAGCAcagaggttttttttcgtgaaaCCCGTACCAAAACGCACACGCACCCAAAGCAAGGCATTTTAAAGGATTGAGGGACGCAACAGCTGCTTCAAGCTGAGGCACGTATAAAGGTAAGAGGCAAGCTTGAGATCTAGTCACCTGTGCGGTGATTGTGTTCTCACTCTATCAAGTGTACTCGTAATCTTTCGGCTGTGGTGCAAGTACTGATGAGTTTTCATCCCCTTTTTTGCTCTACTCCATTTTTCGGCCCGGGCGCGCACTAGGCAATGCCATCGGCGGTTAGTGGCGGCGGAGGAGGTcacggcggcggtggtggtggaggtggcggtggcggtggcggcaatATGAATCCGCAGACGAACGAGGAGTGCGGCATACGGGACGTGTGGCGCCACAACCTGGACGAGGAGTTCCGCACCATACGGCTGATCGTGCAGAAGTACCATTACGTCGCGATGGACACGGAGTTCCCGGGTGTGGTCGCCCGGCCCGTCGGTGAGTTCCGGTCGTCGGCCGACTACCAGTACCAGAGCCTGCGGTGCAACGTGGACCTGCTGCGCATCATCCAGCTCGGGCTGACGTTCATGGACGACGACGGGCGCACGCCGGCCGGTTTCTCCACCTGGCAGTTTAACTTCAAGTTCAACCTGAGCGAGGACATGTACGCGCAGGACTCGATCGACCTGCTGCTCAACTCGGGCATCCAGTTCAAGAAGCACGAGGAGGACGGCATCGACCCGCAGGACTTTGCCGAGCTGCTGATGACGTCCGGCATCGTGCTGATGGACAACATCAAGTGGCTCAGCTTCCACTCCGGCTACGACTTTGCCTACCTGCTGAAGCTGCTCACCGATCAGAACCTGCCGGCCGAGGAGGGCGACTTTTTCGAGCTGCTGCGGATCTACTTCCCGACCATCTACGACGTCAAGTATCTGATGAAGTCGTGCAAAAATCTCAAGGGCGGCCTGCAGGAGGTGGCCGACCAGCTGGAGCTGCGGCGGGTCGGCCCCCAGCACCAGGCCGGCTCGGACTCGCTGCTCACCGGGATGGCGTTCTTCAAGATGCGAGAGGTACATAGCAGCGGTTGCTTTGCAATCGTCACCGACCACAGCGCCGGTGACGCGAAGCACGGTGACAGCCCGAACCGTAGCCGCAACAGTAGCGGCATCGGTAGCTTTGAGTGCACCTGTGCCGATCGGTACGAGCGTTGCCTGCGCCAGTCGCTGCATCACATCGATACGCGGCTGAAGTGCCACCGCAAGCCGGAAGACTagaagtggtggtggtggtggtgggtgatgAGGGCAGATAGGAGATGGGAGGAGGAACAAAGCGGGGAACACATCCCCAGCCAAGCGGATAGCTTGCCTTCGCATACGCTACAACCGATCACGGTATTTTACAGCGGTTTTGCGCGACATGTGGCTGTGTACGGGCCGGGGGCGAACTGTGGCGCGTGTAGGCCAATTTAGACAGTGCAATAGTGTACAGTTGGTTGCAGTGTGGCATTTGGTTGAGCTCGGTGAAGGTCCCATGCGAAGAGTAGACTATACAGGGTTATCCAGGGGTTCTcgtagttgtgggacacttgcttaactctttcttatgggaagtttacttcatatgatggaaattggactctatggcacccttttcgAATAGGCTCCTTGGATTtgttcctattggatttgccCAACAagagtgctatagagtccaattcccattatataaagttcatttcacaaagaaagagtcaataaagtgtcccacagctggaactcctggaaaaccctgtaat
Coding sequences within:
- the LOC120901342 gene encoding uncharacterized protein LOC120901342, with the protein product MFHRNGSFHAWFASITLLLLSTEIAITNALLKRCYQCRSRSELGSCKDPFLFNATQSENERGVSAVPCASGWCGKVIEGMGSFREDDYDMATQRMCVQRGPSDSEDRCAYTVYNYKKVYMCFCQGDLCNAANRLNVSHRWVSLSSGTVIFSLVFWKLYLSQISQMV
- the LOC120902691 gene encoding CCR4-NOT transcription complex subunit 7 isoform X2, giving the protein MPSAVSGGGGGHGGGGGGGGGGGGGNMNPQTNEECGIRDVWRHNLDEEFRTIRLIVQKYHYVAMDTEFPGVVARPVGEFRSSADYQYQSLRCNVDLLRIIQLGLTFMDDDGRTPAGFSTWQFNFKFNLSEDMYAQDSIDLLLNSGIQFKKHEEDGIDPQDFAELLMTSGIVLMDNIKWLSFHSGYDFAYLLKLLTDQNLPAEEGDFFELLRIYFPTIYDVKYLMKSCKNLKGGLQEVADQLELRRVGPQHQAGSDSLLTGMAFFKMREMFFEDNIDNAKYCGHLYGLGTSFVANGNNSAPGGGGSGGGGGAGSGGNSGTGGSGGTGGGASSGTGGNSGNSNTTGGNSANNNSNSKPER
- the LOC120902691 gene encoding CCR4-NOT transcription complex subunit 7 isoform X3, encoding MPSAVSGGGGGHGGGGGGGGGGGGGNMNPQTNEECGIRDVWRHNLDEEFRTIRLIVQKYHYVAMDTEFPGVVARPVGEFRSSADYQYQSLRCNVDLLRIIQLGLTFMDDDGRTPAGFSTWQFNFKFNLSEDMYAQDSIDLLLNSGIQFKKHEEDGIDPQDFAELLMTSGIVLMDNIKWLSFHSGYDFAYLLKLLTDQNLPAEEGDFFELLRIYFPTIYDVKYLMKSCKNLKGGLQEVADQLELRRVGPQHQAGSDSLLTGMAFFKMREMFFEDNIDNAKYCGHLYGLGTSFVANGNNSAPGGGGSGGGGGAGSGGNSGTGGSGGTGGGASSGTGGNSGNSNTTGGNSANNNSNI
- the LOC120902691 gene encoding CCR4-NOT transcription complex subunit 7 isoform X1, with the protein product MPSAVSGGGGGHGGGGGGGGGGGGGNMNPQTNEECGIRDVWRHNLDEEFRTIRLIVQKYHYVAMDTEFPGVVARPVGEFRSSADYQYQSLRCNVDLLRIIQLGLTFMDDDGRTPAGFSTWQFNFKFNLSEDMYAQDSIDLLLNSGIQFKKHEEDGIDPQDFAELLMTSGIVLMDNIKWLSFHSGYDFAYLLKLLTDQNLPAEEGDFFELLRIYFPTIYDVKYLMKSCKNLKGGLQEVADQLELRRVGPQHQAGSDSLLTGMAFFKMREMFFEDNIDNAKYCGHLYGLGTSFVANGNNSAPGGGGSGGGGGAGSGGNSGTGGSGGTGGGASSGTGGNSGNSNTTGGNSANNNSNNRTISCR
- the LOC120901332 gene encoding zinc finger protein 90-like, which translates into the protein MNDLRKFSTVCRFCLSKEHEQFVTISEILSSSLTAELIGLFTGIELETAETVPYVVCGNCKDILNQSVQFRNICVSNDVLFRDLFSQCTIPSSNSNDETEARSKQKDTGLIEIEIMYLKEASKERNGLSQDLTEVFLNDSEGREEQFDEAVISDEANEKRNKNERLSASPTTCTTATAVVSSKIQNEGTGSTKFKKQLCVTCGKLVRNLSHHVRIHTNEPTLYACPHCPTKMRNQSNLARHIQAVHLKKIVKSCEPCGRGFAHINSYNAHMRSRHGMGEPYKCEICSKTFRQPSGYKKHLSSTHTSERNFPCAICGKPFKDKQALKLHESVHSTNRPYSCAMCPKQFKSLSARRTHELTHVGVVFPCSLCDKSYQYKSLLNAHVKKHHSEAS